In the Sorghum bicolor cultivar BTx623 chromosome 4, Sorghum_bicolor_NCBIv3, whole genome shotgun sequence genome, AGAGGCGTCCCTCGAATAGATGACCTCTCACCTCTAGAGAATTAAGGCTATactttccaatgtagtagattagttctagttgagAGTTAGGTAGAGCGGCGCTACGCCTAGGTTCTAGAGGAGTCTTCTGGAGGAGTCATCAGAGTTCTGGTATATCTTTGTATCTTttcttgtaagacttatgctttaatatattttatgttctctatttacttttaagCATTACATTTGATTGGTTAGTATAGTTGTTACACTTTAGCATAGGATCTCCGCCCGCATttagtgctctagttattaattGTGACTAGAGTAGTGATTTGTAGtagagacatggtgtctagactataggTTACCTGAGATTGCACCCAGTTCtacggatagttgtggtagccccaggtggtgacagccctgacgtccgacgtattccaccatgtttggattggtgttgtaggaccgTAATGAGACCGtcttagcccccttctcatctgtcTGTGGctaagtgctctgatgtcccgaactGTTATTGTGTGATTGCTTTATCTACCATGAATTAGTTATTATAGAACCCTAGTAATAAAGAAGTATTTAGGAACCTTAAACTCTCTCGTTGTCCCCTCACTTTAGCTATCTACTCTTTTATCATAAGAATTCTCTGGTGTGTGTCATATATGCATAATTCCTATCATCTATTATTTACctctactttagtctagttggtgtattagttagtagatacatgatggtgaactatcaatatctttatccattgattcctagtggtaaaatataaataacgatacctggaatactcccggtaaaatgctacaatggtctTCTGTGCGCTTACGGAATCCTTCATATTTTAATTGTgcataagaaataccaacaagcatttttggcgccattgccgggaaaGCAATTGGCATAAAGATTCTGATAATGATCTTGATATCTGCTAATTTAGTGTACCACTAGCTTTAGTAGGATTACCCCTTTGTTCTGTTGAGTGTGGAATAGACAGGACATCAGGTGCTGCTTCGACCTTGCGACAAGATTCCACAAGATTGAAGAACCCAGGGTGCTTGAACATTCAAGATCCACCATTCTGGAACCCTGCCATCTCACAGGTTTGTGTATACATATGTATGTTATTTATTCTAACCATGTGTAGATTGGAGAAAAGGTCGTCGTCACAAGAATACAACCTCcattgtcacacccaaatttaaggataaatttgagtacaataatctcatgtgcgccccaggaatagtcgcgcacacaagtcgacaaattacaaatgtatcatcacaagtgtcttacataacgttattacaacacaaatatatcaaagtctgcgacaAACCGAAGATATAACTCATAACTAGCTATGAAATGATAactccaacacagggacgaccgactgggggatcgccaacctagaagtcctccgGAAATTCCTCGTAGTAgctgtcatctgttacccatccgtgattttgtccaaaaagaaatataaagacaagcgtgagtacatctcgtactccgcaagcataacataggattttatgcggctcaaaaaggtcagacactggctactatagttagcattttaattggtcaatgttttaatcctatttaatcatcaattatgcttaagctcccgattagcccaaatgagtacatgataataacaccgttaaccttcacggctaacaccatcaccatcacggttaaaccacattaatcatcacgatcaatgcgtcagattttcataagttatttcccataaccatccacacccaactattccataagggtccaaggccgctcatgtccgagagcatggctagtataccagtttgatcaaactctgcgcagaggtgtgcacttttcccgtaagtcgtgttacccatatgcccggggtttgcaagacccactaacactgccaaggtgagcgggcagggaacactatgaagccttccataggccacgtctaaccagttagggccacgAGGTTTCCtcagcaggcagatatagagaacccccctttcctatggcacatttccatcatgGCTTTtcacataggaacagaagcagttctatacccaaagtggcaagcccctcttgggccatttcgggtaacctctaaccagctagatgagatcctattactgagctaaagttacagccatataaccatcacggttgcactgcatgtcccggattgtcgcttacagagaagtccttacggagggtctaggtcaacttgaccgaagtcaattgcaccatagcccttttctCAACATTTGTCATCATATTCattaaagtcagagtgataataaagtctcaattaattaaagcactagcaaagctacccacatgcattctacccataggtgtcataaatatatagtcaggtagctaggatgtccttagggttaccaaaattagacacatgcagatgcgtaattaattaagtgaataggtgtacaagggaacccatgttatacttgccttcagtgaaggggaactgctgctggtcctgctgctcctcgaagTAAAATGGGCCAcccacggacacgtcaccgtctgcgctcgatcggtaccacacaacaacacgcatccaggttcattcatacaagcaaacaatcatttaattagaacagtacaccaacagatcaaaaatgaaataaaatatttaaaaacagaacctaagtttcgctacgatcacatagatacgaagatcacaaaaatcggagctaaaacgaccaagttacgacttttcgacgatttcctataggcaattaattaattaaacctaaccctgaaaataaaaagttgcaaactacagaaacagtagtactaacatgtagagaatttaaatacgaatctaacgcaattcgaacgggtcaaatcggagctataacgaatattttatggccaaaacaaacttagtggcaattctgtaattttctGAAAACGTAATTTGACCTAACCGATGGGATTTACACTTTCTAAAAGACAAAACGTATTTCACCCGAAGGCGCTAAGGACCGCGGCTTGAAACCTAAAATCCAGGGGGTTTCTTAAGCAAATTTCACCCACGAAGGGGTATGGTGCATCCAGGGCCGTCGGATCGACCTTGGATGGCCAGGATTAGATCCTGGGGGGAGAAGGGAAGAGGAGGGGGCCGGCCGCCAGAGGGGAAGgggatggcggcggcgctgccatTGCTGGCCGGCCCAAGCTCGCCGGCAAAACCCTACAAAGCGCTACGGAGCTCGGTTTCGCGAAGCAAACAcatcgagagagagagaggaggtcgCGGCGAATCCCATGCTAGCCCTTGCGCGGCCGGAGAAACGCCCGCGCAGCGCGgaacgcggcggcgccatgccgGAGCCCACGGAGCTCGCAGCAAGGGCGCGAGAAGGCACCAAACTGCACGGGACTTGGCCGAGAAGGACGCGGAGAAGGAGAGGACCTCACCAGCGCGAAGATTGGAGGCGGAGGAGGCTCAGAACGGCGGCTTCGCGCGGAGGGCGGCGGCGCTCCGGCGATGGTTTTCTGCGCGAGCACGGAAGGGAGCAGAACGAGGAGAGGGGAACTGGGGAGGAGAAGGAGGAACGCGGCTCTCACTGCCCACTTCTTAACCGAGCGCGGAGTAGGGGAGTGGATCGTGGGGGGAGCGGGGCGGCTTCTGCGGGCGGTTGGGGCGGCTTCTGCGGGCGGTGGGGGGAGCGGGAGCGGGGCGGCTTCAACCGAGAGCGAAAAGAAATTGGGCGGGCGGTTGGAGGGGATGgtcctgacgggtgggccccacccgtcagccaccagcaagagagagagggggaagggagggggaggcggctgggccaggcccaagaAGGGGGCGCGGGGGAGGGTTTTTGGGCCGAAAGGCCGAATAGAGAGAAAGGGGGAGAAAGAAATtcctttcccttttctttttatacCAAATTTTCCAATTGAGATTTTGAGcaggaaaagaaaataaataaatcattttgtTTTCCAATCAATCATCACAAAAGAAATGCTCCGGCATGAATGCAATAAAAATTAttattctaaacttatattaaattttaatttctccaaatttatttattttcctatattgaaaatgctcacaaaataaactCATTTAAATTGatttcatctattttaaataaataaaatttttgggtgttacaattctaccccccttaaaaataatctcgtcctcgagattgagacgGTGCTTACTCAAAGAGGTATGGATAAGATTGTCTCagctcatcttctctttcccaagtggcttcttcttctttatatcggtgccactgcactttgcacattaTAACCCGACTCCGGGTGACTCTTTCAGCTGTTTCTAAGATCTTGATTGGATATTCCTCATAAGTTAGATCTCCTTCAAATGTGAGTTCCTCCAATGGAATTTGTTCCTCAAGCACTCGCAAACATTTcttcagttgcgacacatggaacacatcgtgaatacccgacatactcgcaggcaactctaactgataGGCCACTTCTCCACGTCTCCTAAGAATTCTGAACGGTCCAACGTACCTCGGTGCCAATTtacccttcatattaaacctcctgACACTTCTCATAGGTGACACCTTCAAGTACACATAGTCGCCTGTCTCGAATGCCAAATCTCTTCTAATATctgcataactcttttgccgaGACTGAGCTACTCTCAAGTTGTCCCGTATTTTCCGCACTTTTTCCTCTGCATCTCTAAGAACATCAGGTCCAAATACTTGACTCTCACcagtttgattccaaaacaaaggtgttctaCATTTCCGCCCATACAATGCTTCAAACGGTGCCATATCGAGACTTTCctggtaactattattatatgAGAATTCAGCATATGGTAAACTAGTGTCCCAACTGGTACCATATTGTAACGCACAtgctctcaacatgtcttctagaatctgatttactctttcagtctgcccatcggtttggggatgatacgcggaactaaagttcaactttgttcccaacgattcatgtactttatgccaaaactgagatgtgaactgtgtaccccgatcagacacgatcttcttcagaactccgtgcagactcacgattctatccatatataattttgccaactttgcaccatcatagttggtcttaacgggcaaaaagtgagcaactttagtgagtcgatccactattacccaaattgaatcatacCCACGTTGAGTGCGGGGCAATCCAGTGATGAAATCCatacctacttcttcccatttccattcaagcacttgcattggttgcaacaaccctgcaggtctttggtgctcggctttcaccctctgacaagtatcacataacGCTACATACTCttccacatctctctttaatccataccaccagtatttttctttaagatctagatacatcttggtgCTTCCGGGGTGAATTGAATATGTAGAGTCATGTGCTTCCCACAGGATTGCATCTCGGATGGATTTTACCTCGGGCACACATATTCTcttcccaaaccatagtgtaCCATTTTCATCTAAGCTGAAACCCGGTGCTTTTCCAAGCACTACATTCTCTGAAATTTCTTTTaatttctcatcctccaactgACCTTTGCGGATTTCTTGCTCTAGGGTGGGTTCCAACTCCAATTCAACAGTGTTGTTCACTAAACCCAAATTGAGATGCTCTATTTCAGCTAGCAACTCTGTGGGAATGAAGGTCAATTGCAGCCCATTGGCATAGCTCTTTCGCCTAAGTGCATCGGCAACAACGTTTGCCTTCCCGGGATGGTAatgcacttccaggtcataatcctttattaattctagccatgcgttgccttaggttcatatctgactgtgtgaaaatatacttcaaacttttgTGATCCGTATAAATATCACACTTGTGTCCAATtagataatgcctccaaatcTTTATAGCATGAACCACGGCAGCtagctccaaatcatgagtaggatagttcagttcatgttttctcaactgcctggatgcgtaggccactactcttccttcttgcataagcacacatccaaggcctaggcgagatgcatcgcaataaatAGAGAAGGTTTTACTCAGTTCTGGTAAGGTCAACACTGGGGCTGtggtcaaccttttctttagctccTCAAAATTTTCTTGGCACTCATCTGACCAAATAAATTTGGCACTCTTCTCTAGTAGGGCTGTCATGGGCTTTGCTAACTTAGAGAAGCCTTTAATAAATCTCCTATAATAACCAGctagtcccaaaaagctacggatctcACTAGCATTGGTTGGAGGTTTCCAATTTAGCACGTCCCGCACTTTGCTGGGGTCTACGGCTATTCCACCGTTGGAGACCACATGTCCCAAAAATGAGACctcatccaaccaaaactcacacttgcttttcttggcatacaatttattctctctaagcttttgcaATACCAGcctcaaatgttcagcatgttcttcttttgttttggagaagattaatatatcatcaatgaatactaccacgaacttatccaaatactccatgaacaccttgttcatcatatacatgaagtatgcaggtgcattggtcaacccaaatgacatgactgtatactcatacaagccataccttgtggtaaaagctgtcttaggtatgtcagttgcacggattttcaactggtgatagccagatcggaggtcaattttggagaacacacatgctcctttcaattggtcaaataagtcatctattctaggcagtgggtacttgtttttaatagtgacttcatttaatgaccgataatccacacacatcctcctagtgccatctttcttatcaacaaagattactagtgcaccccatggtgaagaactaggacgaataaaccctttttcttgcaattccttaagctATTTCTTAAGTTCATCTAATTCAtttacccccattctatatggtctttttgctatgggtgcaattccaggtaaaagctcaataagaaattcaatgtctcggtctggtggcatacctggcaactcGTCCGGGAACACATCGGGGAACTCGTCCACCACCTGGTCTTCTTGATTACCACCACTCAACTGATTCACTGTAACAGTCGGCTGATGCTGCATTGCCACATCCACACTTATTCTATCCCCACCTGGTGATGTCACCACCACAGATTTCTCCTAACACTGAATTACTGCCCCatgctgcttcatccaatccattccaagtatgaggtcaattcccatggttcttagcacaataggtttcaccttgaaatctacccccttaaagaTATACTAGTGGAGGGGCTCCAGTAATTAGCCGGCATGGTGCCTCCtggtgaatttactagcatagaatttttcagtgcacaaagtgggatgctatgcactctaacaaaagcttgggagataaaagaatgtgaagcaccAGAATCAAACAGTACTGTAGTGGGGATGGAGTTGATGTTGAACATACCCATCATAACCTCAGGTGCTTCCTGAGCTGTGTCAGTGGACACATGGTTCACTTTCCCAGAGAACGGAGGTCGAGCaggcctctgattgttgttCTGGTTTTGCTGGGCTGGTGGATTCTGCTTCTTGGGGCACTGGTAGGCATAGTGTCCCACCTCTCCGCAGCGGTAACAGGCATTGGGATTACCGCTGGGTGCTGCACTCTTGCCAGGAGCAGTATTGGGCACTCCTTGGCGTGGTGCCTGGTTGCTGACCTGTTGCTGGGGGTGCTGCTGACTCTGGTTGCCATATTGCTACTGGGGACGTTgttggttttggtgattgtgCTGCTGGTGGTACTGGGGACGCTGAGGAAACTGACCACGGTTCCACTGATTCTGTGGTCCTTGACTGCGCTGAGGGAATTCCTGCTGAGGGTACGCACGTGGGCGAGTGTTGCTGCCCGACGGCTGCGCCTGGAGCTTTCTCTTCTTTGCATCCATCTCCTTGCGCTTGTTGTCGATGACAATAGCGCGGTTCACCAATTCTTGGAAACAAGGGTAGGTGTTGCTcatcagctgcagctgcagtccATCGTACAGACCCTTCAGGAAGAGACGCTGCTTGTCAGAGTCCCTAGCCACCTCATATGGAGCATATCGTGACAGTTGAGCAAACTTGTCATGATATTCACAGACTAATATCGATCCCTGTTTGAGAGACCGGAACTCTTCCGCTTTCAGTTCTATCAGGCCCTCCGGAATATGATGGGACCTGAACCCTTCAGTAAACTCCTTCCAGGTGACTGGCGGAGCATTGTTCGGGCGTCCATATTGAtaggactcccaccactccTGTGCAGGTCCTTGCAGCTGGCCTGATGCATACAACACTTTCTCCAGGTCGCTGCATTGGGCTATGTTCAGCTCCTTCTCGACTGCTTTTAACCAG is a window encoding:
- the LOC110434742 gene encoding formin-like protein 6; translated protein: MATRVSSTPSNRSATRHHAKECPILLLCPKKQNPPAQQNQNNNQRPARPPFSGKVNHVSTDTAQEAPEVMMGGDRISVDVAMQHQPTVTVNQLSGGNQEDQVVDEFPDVFPDELPAAPLPLPPPPAEAAPTARRSRPAPPTIHSPTPRSVKKWAVRAAFLLLLPSSPLLVLLPSVLAQKTIAGAPPPSARSRRSEPPPPPIFALVRSSPSPRPSRPSPVQFGAFSRPCCELRGLRHGAAAFRAARAFLRPRKG